In the genome of Limimonas halophila, the window CGCGCGACGCTCGGCGCCATCCCCTATTCCGCTGAGAGTGTGTACTGCCGCCGGCTTGCCCGCACGGTCCTGGCCCAGGCACGCCTGAACCGGGGCCGCATGGTGCGCGACAACCACTCCCAGGTTCATCTCGAAATGTGGATGGAGCCGCCGCGGCCGCGGACCCCGGCGAACGTGGTTTCCACAATCGTTGCACTGCTGCTGGACGCGCGGCCCTATCTGGATCTCCTGGGCCCGACGCTTCAGCGATCCTCGGCGCCGCTGACGTAACGCCGGGCTTACCCGTCCCGCTGCGGCAGCATGAAAACTTGGCCTGGATAGATCAGGTCCGGGTCCTCGATCTGGCCAGCATTGGCCTGATAGATCACATGGTACCGGTTGCCAACGCCGTAGGTGCGTTCGGCAATCGACCACAGATTGTTGCCTGGCTGAATCACGACAAAATCGGAATCGGCGCGCGCTCCCACCAGCGGCTGGCTGGAAAAGGGCGTGGTTACGCTCGCAACCACACTGCCGTTGCTGTCGCGCTGCTCGATGCGCACCCGATGCATGCCGGGTTCGAGCGTATCAGCGGGAATGATCCGCCAACGGCCGTCAGCGCCGACTCGCGCCCGGCCCATGGTACGCTCATCCACGATCAGCACCACGAGATCGCCCGGTGTGGCGCGACCGCGCACGTCGATGTGGCCGCTGACGGTGTAGCGGATGGTCCCGAGGCGCAGTGTACCGCCCTGATCCCCGATACCCCCGGCGCGTTGCTGAAGCAGCTCGACGCGGCCCTCGCCCTTCCGCGGAACCTGGATTGCCGTGAGCTTCTGCGCCGGACCGCCCTGCTCCGCGCCGCCATCGTCGCGCGCCTCGGGGACGGCGACCATGACGGCGTTCGGCGATACGCGCGTGTCGCCCCTCTCAGCCTCGGCGCGCAGCGTCAGCCGCCGCTTGCCCCCGTCCAAACCGGCCGGGGGGATGGCGACGAACTCACCGTTGCTATTGGCGCGCGTTCGAGCCACGGGTTCGTCCTTGTCCATCAAGGTAACGCGGCTGTGCGGTGGCGCGCGGCCGGCGACAACGGCATCGCCCTCGGGATCGACGCGAACGATGTCGAAGCTGGGCGCCTGACTGTCCTTGTCCGCGCCGTCGTTCGCCGTCGCGGCTGTCTTGCTCTCATCCCTGCGGGACGCCGATCGCGGTCGGGCTTCAACCCGGATCTCGGGCTTCTCGGGCGCCACTGCTGCAGTGTCCGCACCTGCGCGTGCCGACGCAGGACCGGTCGGCGTCGGCAGCCAATCCGGCGGGTTGACAGCCGGTGAGCTCCCGGCAGCCAGCCGGTCACGAGATCGCGCGTCCCTCGCCGGTATGGCCGGCGGGGCAACCGCAGCGGCCGGCGTCTCGCGGGCGCCGGTCTGCGTGCGCCCGATGGCCGGCTTCACAACCCGCGGCGCGTCGGCGGTGTCACCATCGCCGCGCGCCCCGGCTGTCGGCCGATCCGGCTTGCCCGCGACGGGCCGCGGGGCATCACCCCCCGCGTCGGCCGCCGTAGGGTCCGCGGTGGTGGCGGTGCCATCCGGCGCCACCGCATCCGTCGGCGCCACGGCCGCCTTGTCGTCGGCTGTGGCCGTGCTTTCATTGGCCGACACGGCCTTTTCGGTTCGGCCTGCGGAGATCGTGCCGTCACGGTCGGGCGCCCTCGCATCCAGCGCAATCGTGGGCTTGGCCGGCTTCGCGGGCTCGGCCGAGATTGCGCCGGGCTGAGCGTCACGGGCCGGCGCCGTGGCCGCCCGCTCTTCCGCTGGCGCGCCGGTTTCGCTGCCGAGTGCCGGTTCGTCGGGACGCTCGCCGGCCCCCGGGGCGTCCCGATCCCGCCCCGCCGCATTGAGCGCGATCGCCGGCGCCTGTGGTTTCACGGCCTGGGCCGTTTCGCGTGTCGCCCCGGTATCCGCGGCCGGAGCGTCCTGACGGTCGCTATCCGCAGTGTCTTGTGCCGCGGTGTCTTTCTCTTGCGAAGCGTCATCTTGCGGCGCAGCATCCGCGCCGGTGCTCTCCGAGCCGCGGTCGCCGGCCTCGGCCGTCGACGCCGGGGTGGAGCCGGTGGCCGTGTCACGGCTTTCGAAGAAGCCGAGGCGGTGAACCACACCGGCTGCGACCGCAAGGACAATCGCGCCGAGGATCCCGGTGATGACATACGGGCGGATGGTGTGGCGCATCGGCTGGGTCCATCCCGTTCTGGACAGGTCGTGACGGTGTCGCCATCACGTCGCACGAGTATAGCAACCGAGATGTGGTATATCAGTTAACGGGTGTCGAGGCATGACCCAAGGCGACGCGTCGTCATGCAGCAGTATCTGTGTGTATTGCGGCTCACAGGCCGGGCTGGCGGCTGACCACCTCGAAACCGCACGTGCCCTCGGCCGGGCTTGCGCCGCGAACGGCATTCGCGTCGTCTTCGGGGGCGGCAGCATCGGGCTCATGGGCGCGCTGGCCGAAGCCTCCCGCGCGGCCGGCGGCGCGGTGACCGGGATCATCCCCGACCACCTGCGTGCCCGCGAGCTGGCGGACGAGGCCGTCGACGACCTGGTGGTCGTGGACTCGATGCACGAGCGCAAGCGGCTCATGGCCGAACGCGCCGACGGCTTTTGCGTCTTGCCGGGCGGGATCGGCACCCTGGACGAGACGATCGAGATCCTGACGTGGAAGCAGCTCGGCCTTCACACCAAGCCGGTGGTGCTGTTGGACAACGGCCGCTTCTGGGACCCGCTGATGCAGCTCTTCGCGCACCAGCGCGCGGCCGGCTTTCTTGGCGAGACCGAACCGAACCTGTTCCAGCGCGCCGGCAGCGTCGACGAGGCCATGGGCATCTTGACGCACACACCGCGCGCCACCGCGGCAACCGGGCTCGACCGCGCCTGACCCGGCTTTTTGCCGTGGTATTATCCGGCCGGGCGCATTGCTATCGTGGCCGCGCGCCGCGAGCACGGCCAAACCAACCTCGACGCCGCGGCAGCGGGCGCTCACCGCGCGACGCCGCGCCGGCGGCAGACATCACACGGCGGCAGCAGGGGGATTGCTGATGGCGAAGATCAAGGTCGCCAACCCCATCGTCGACATCGATGGGGATGAGATGACCCGGGTGATGTGGTCCTGGATCAAGGATCGCTTCATTCACCCCTATCTGGATGTGAACCTGCAGTACTACGACCTGGGCATCGAGAACCGCGACGCCACGAACGACCGCGTGACGGCCGACTGCGCGCACGCGATCCGGCGCTATGGCGTGGGCGTGAAGTGCGCCACGATCACGCCGGACGAGGCGCGCGTGAAGGAATACGGCCTGAAGAAGATGTGGCGCTCGCCCAACGGCACGATCCGCAACGTGCTGGGCGGAACCGTCTTTCGTGAGCCCATCATCTGCGAGAACGTCCCGCGCTACGTGACCAACTGGACGAAGCCGTTCGTCATCGGCCGCCACGCCCACGGCGACCAGTACAAGGCCTGCGACATCCAGATCTCGCAGCCCGGGCGTCTGAAGATGCGCTTCGAGCCCGCCGACGGGAGCCATCCCCAGGAATACACCGTGCATGAGTTCACGGACACCGGCGTCGCCATGGGGATGTACAACCTGGACGA includes:
- a CDS encoding LysM peptidoglycan-binding domain-containing protein encodes the protein MRHTIRPYVITGILGAIVLAVAAGVVHRLGFFESRDTATGSTPASTAEAGDRGSESTGADAAPQDDASQEKDTAAQDTADSDRQDAPAADTGATRETAQAVKPQAPAIALNAAGRDRDAPGAGERPDEPALGSETGAPAEERAATAPARDAQPGAISAEPAKPAKPTIALDARAPDRDGTISAGRTEKAVSANESTATADDKAAVAPTDAVAPDGTATTADPTAADAGGDAPRPVAGKPDRPTAGARGDGDTADAPRVVKPAIGRTQTGARETPAAAVAPPAIPARDARSRDRLAAGSSPAVNPPDWLPTPTGPASARAGADTAAVAPEKPEIRVEARPRSASRRDESKTAATANDGADKDSQAPSFDIVRVDPEGDAVVAGRAPPHSRVTLMDKDEPVARTRANSNGEFVAIPPAGLDGGKRRLTLRAEAERGDTRVSPNAVMVAVPEARDDGGAEQGGPAQKLTAIQVPRKGEGRVELLQQRAGGIGDQGGTLRLGTIRYTVSGHIDVRGRATPGDLVVLIVDERTMGRARVGADGRWRIIPADTLEPGMHRVRIEQRDSNGSVVASVTTPFSSQPLVGARADSDFVVIQPGNNLWSIAERTYGVGNRYHVIYQANAGQIEDPDLIYPGQVFMLPQRDG
- a CDS encoding TIGR00730 family Rossman fold protein, encoding MTQGDASSCSSICVYCGSQAGLAADHLETARALGRACAANGIRVVFGGGSIGLMGALAEASRAAGGAVTGIIPDHLRARELADEAVDDLVVVDSMHERKRLMAERADGFCVLPGGIGTLDETIEILTWKQLGLHTKPVVLLDNGRFWDPLMQLFAHQRAAGFLGETEPNLFQRAGSVDEAMGILTHTPRATAATGLDRA